One Parageobacillus sp. KH3-4 genomic region harbors:
- a CDS encoding carbon monoxide dehydrogenase subunit G, with product MNGSGKVALNAGIEKAWDVLLNPQALKNCIMGCTKLETVGENKYEAVLSIGIAAVKGKYESTIEIADIQKPNHYKLIVKGEGGPGSVEATGVVDLIPIDENTTELQYTYDAEVGGKVAMVGQRMLNGVAKLIIQDFFKKFNKELAKSEQSA from the coding sequence ATGAACGGAAGCGGAAAAGTAGCATTGAATGCAGGAATCGAAAAAGCGTGGGATGTGTTACTTAATCCACAAGCATTAAAAAACTGTATTATGGGGTGTACGAAGCTGGAGACGGTTGGAGAGAACAAATATGAAGCGGTGTTGTCTATCGGAATTGCAGCTGTTAAAGGAAAATATGAATCGACCATTGAGATTGCTGATATTCAAAAGCCGAACCATTACAAGCTTATTGTAAAAGGGGAAGGAGGCCCCGGCAGTGTCGAAGCGACTGGGGTGGTGGACCTCATTCCGATTGATGAAAATACTACGGAGTTGCAGTATACGTATGATGCAGAAGTTGGCGGTAAAGTGGCGATGGTCGGCCAAAGAATGTTAAACGGTGTTGCTAAGTTGATCATTCAGGATTTCTTTAAAAAATTTAATAAAGAACTGGCTAAAAGTGAACAATCCGCCTAA
- a CDS encoding (2Fe-2S)-binding protein — MSVHEIEVTINGKKYQEQVESRMLLSDFLREKCGLTGTHVGCEHGVCGACTIHLNGSAVRSCLIFAVQVDGQEITTVEGLTKDGELTPLQRNFIECHGLQCGFCTPGILMSAADYLQKHPHPTLQEIKEMLSGHLCRCTGYEGIIKAIQKTIDESNHHYEAERR, encoded by the coding sequence ATGAGCGTTCATGAAATTGAAGTTACAATAAACGGAAAAAAATATCAAGAACAAGTCGAATCCAGAATGTTGCTCAGCGATTTTTTGCGAGAAAAGTGCGGTCTCACTGGCACACATGTAGGCTGTGAGCATGGTGTGTGCGGTGCTTGCACGATCCACTTAAACGGTTCGGCTGTCAGGAGCTGTCTTATCTTTGCGGTACAGGTAGACGGACAGGAAATAACAACGGTAGAAGGCTTGACAAAAGATGGTGAACTGACGCCGCTGCAAAGAAATTTCATTGAATGTCACGGCCTTCAGTGCGGTTTTTGTACACCGGGTATCCTAATGTCAGCAGCCGACTATTTGCAAAAACATCCGCATCCAACCCTTCAGGAAATAAAAGAAATGCTATCCGGTCATTTATGCCGTTGCACAGGCTATGAAGGGATTATAAAGGCTATTCAAAAAACAATTGATGAAAGCAATCACCATTACGAAGCGGAAAGGAGATGA
- a CDS encoding xanthine dehydrogenase family protein molybdopterin-binding subunit: MGKVIGKRVTRVEDKRLLTGQGKYIDDIGTPPNTAHVAILRSPYPHAKIVSIDYSEALEIPGVKGVVTGKDVQPLVNPFSVGVSAPVQYYPIAIDKVRYVGEPVAVVVAKNRYIAEDALEKIKVKYETLEPVVDIERALEEGASILHENVGSNIANHRTFHYGDVDKAFQQADRIIKHRFHFPKYSATPVETYGVIAQYEESTDSYTVHANFHGPFVLHSIMAGALKVPSNRLRIIIPKDIGGSYGIKAGIFPYIVLCSVVSRLVGCPVKWIEDRQEHLAASSSCTDRVTYIEAAVKNDGKVLGLKMKMIDNVGAYIRAPEPACLYRNHANTTGAYDIPNLMIDAYAVMTNKLPTGLIRGYGGQETYFPLERIMQMIADELEMDPADVIRRNLIKKEQFPYKTASGGVYDSGDYEKAFDLLLKIGKYEEFRKKQAEARKKGKLLGVGLAVIVEPSGSNMGYITIALTPEERKAGLPKSGCTEAATISIDPMGNVNVRISTTPTGQGHETVASQIVSEILGIPHDKINVVAELDTATSAWSIASGSYSSRFASLGSSAVYYAAQKVKRKLIKIAAHFLQIDENDLTIKNGQIISKTDPSKSISIKRVAGSAHWNPLSLPKGMEPGIYETAYYTAQAEPPDDNDLINSSITYGFVADLVTVEIDPETGEIHILDYYTVHDAGKLLNPLIANGQILGGLVHGLGGAMYEELVYDDKGQFLTGSFMDYLCPTATEIPRVTIKHIETPSPITPLGAKGLGEGNSMSAPVVIANAVNDALKPYGVTIDSLPITPNKIWNLIHHSIKQEELA; encoded by the coding sequence ATGGGCAAAGTGATTGGCAAAAGAGTGACACGTGTAGAAGATAAAAGGCTGCTGACCGGGCAGGGAAAATACATTGATGATATCGGAACACCGCCTAATACAGCTCATGTGGCGATTTTAAGAAGTCCTTATCCTCACGCAAAGATCGTCTCCATTGATTATTCTGAAGCATTAGAGATTCCGGGAGTGAAAGGCGTAGTCACAGGTAAAGATGTTCAACCATTGGTAAATCCTTTCAGTGTTGGAGTAAGTGCGCCTGTCCAATACTATCCAATTGCTATTGATAAAGTGCGTTACGTTGGCGAGCCGGTAGCGGTTGTAGTAGCAAAAAACCGCTATATTGCGGAGGATGCTCTAGAAAAAATTAAGGTGAAATATGAAACGCTCGAACCGGTTGTAGACATTGAGCGCGCACTCGAAGAAGGAGCGTCTATTTTACATGAAAATGTCGGCTCGAACATCGCCAATCACCGAACGTTTCACTACGGGGATGTTGATAAGGCATTTCAGCAAGCGGACAGAATTATAAAACACCGCTTTCATTTTCCGAAATATTCCGCGACGCCAGTCGAAACATACGGTGTTATTGCGCAATATGAGGAAAGCACGGATAGTTACACGGTTCATGCAAATTTCCACGGTCCGTTTGTTCTCCATTCGATTATGGCTGGTGCGCTGAAAGTGCCAAGCAACCGGTTGCGGATCATCATTCCGAAAGATATCGGCGGTAGCTATGGAATTAAAGCAGGTATATTTCCTTACATCGTACTTTGCTCGGTGGTCAGTCGTCTCGTAGGATGTCCGGTGAAATGGATAGAAGATCGGCAGGAACACTTGGCAGCCAGTTCAAGTTGTACCGATCGCGTGACGTATATTGAAGCGGCAGTGAAAAATGACGGAAAAGTGCTCGGCTTAAAAATGAAAATGATAGACAATGTCGGTGCGTACATCCGGGCGCCGGAACCTGCTTGTCTATATCGGAACCACGCAAACACAACAGGTGCCTATGACATTCCAAACTTAATGATTGATGCTTATGCAGTAATGACGAATAAATTGCCAACTGGTCTCATCCGAGGATACGGCGGCCAGGAAACGTATTTTCCTCTTGAACGGATCATGCAAATGATTGCTGATGAATTAGAAATGGACCCGGCTGATGTAATTAGACGGAATTTAATTAAAAAAGAACAGTTCCCTTACAAAACAGCGTCTGGCGGAGTGTATGATAGCGGCGATTATGAAAAAGCGTTTGACCTATTATTAAAAATTGGGAAATACGAAGAATTTCGCAAAAAACAAGCGGAAGCGCGAAAGAAAGGAAAATTGCTTGGCGTTGGATTAGCGGTCATCGTTGAACCATCTGGTTCCAATATGGGGTACATTACGATTGCCTTGACTCCAGAAGAAAGGAAAGCGGGATTACCAAAATCGGGCTGTACAGAAGCGGCGACGATTTCGATCGATCCGATGGGAAATGTAAATGTCCGCATCAGCACCACTCCTACCGGCCAAGGGCATGAAACTGTCGCAAGCCAAATCGTTTCAGAAATACTAGGCATTCCACATGACAAAATTAACGTTGTTGCTGAACTCGATACGGCTACAAGCGCATGGTCCATCGCATCTGGAAGTTATTCAAGCCGTTTTGCGTCACTCGGCTCCAGTGCCGTTTACTACGCAGCGCAAAAAGTAAAGCGCAAGCTCATTAAAATTGCAGCACACTTTTTACAGATTGACGAAAATGATTTAACAATAAAAAATGGTCAAATTATTTCAAAAACGGATCCATCTAAATCCATATCCATTAAACGAGTGGCAGGATCAGCACATTGGAATCCGCTTTCGTTGCCGAAAGGAATGGAGCCAGGCATTTATGAAACAGCTTATTACACAGCTCAAGCAGAGCCGCCGGATGATAATGACCTTATTAACTCGTCGATTACGTATGGTTTTGTAGCGGATTTAGTGACGGTGGAAATCGATCCGGAAACAGGAGAAATCCATATTCTTGATTATTACACTGTCCATGATGCTGGTAAATTGCTAAATCCACTTATTGCCAACGGGCAAATTTTAGGAGGCCTTGTGCATGGGCTTGGTGGGGCCATGTATGAAGAGCTCGTCTACGATGATAAAGGCCAGTTTTTAACTGGATCATTTATGGATTATTTATGTCCTACAGCAACAGAAATACCGAGAGTGACTATCAAACATATTGAGACACCTTCGCCAATTACACCGCTTGGTGCGAAAGGCCTTGGAGAAGGAAACTCAATGAGTGCACCTGTTGTCATTGCTAACGCAGTCAACGATGCTTTGAAACCTTACGGCGTGACCATTGATTCACTGCCTATAACACCTAATAAAATATGGAATCTTATTCATCATTCCATAAAACAGGAGGAGTTAGCATGA
- a CDS encoding nucleotidyltransferase family protein, whose protein sequence is MGKNIWGIILASGFSKRMGKPKLLLPYKGKSIIRHVIDESVKSRLSGVVVVVNPEIAELRNEVSRSCVSKLVLNEQAGQGMSTSLKAGLMNLPSTAAAAVVLLGDQPLVSSDDIDAVIGCYESNEGAPIVQASYQSKRGHPVLFDCSMFPHLFNVTGDEGARSVLKTFANKICFARIDKPFPGDIDTPEDYEQLLRKEVKLNGQSDWQKSDTCRR, encoded by the coding sequence ATGGGAAAGAACATATGGGGAATTATTTTAGCCTCAGGTTTTTCAAAGCGCATGGGAAAACCCAAGCTGCTTCTTCCGTACAAAGGTAAATCCATTATCCGGCATGTAATTGATGAAAGTGTGAAGTCACGTTTAAGCGGTGTGGTTGTCGTAGTCAACCCCGAGATTGCCGAGCTTAGAAATGAAGTTTCTAGGTCGTGCGTGAGCAAACTGGTTTTGAATGAACAAGCAGGACAAGGAATGTCAACATCGTTAAAAGCGGGATTGATGAATCTACCTTCAACGGCTGCTGCTGCCGTTGTATTGCTCGGTGACCAGCCGCTTGTCTCATCAGATGATATCGATGCGGTTATCGGATGTTATGAATCGAATGAGGGGGCTCCCATTGTTCAAGCAAGCTATCAATCGAAAAGAGGGCATCCTGTTCTGTTTGATTGCTCGATGTTTCCGCATCTTTTCAATGTAACAGGGGATGAAGGTGCGAGATCCGTTTTAAAAACGTTCGCAAATAAGATATGTTTTGCAAGAATCGATAAACCATTTCCTGGTGATATCGATACGCCGGAAGACTATGAGCAGCTTCTTCGGAAGGAGGTAAAGTTAAATGGGCAAAGTGATTGGCAAAAGAGTGACACGTGTAGAAGATAA
- a CDS encoding AMP-binding protein has protein sequence MNLVTMFDFAVERFPNRAAVVEGDRRYTYRQFHKEVTKVAASLQRIGIKQHDRVMILLKNRLENTVIYWALQKIGAVYTPINFRLAVKEVEYCVNDAEATAVVYESASQESVLKANFQQKPILIGVGEVEGADIYYNELVDRSPESFEKPVIHDDDVAIMLYTSGTTGKPKGVPRTHKNEYSSALAHIIQNRYQDGESTLGTMPLYHTMGMRSLLSIMFLNGKYVILPDFDAKEALELLEREEITSLYLVPTLYHDILNHEEFHNYDLSKLKKIGYAGAPMTTALAEKCVQMLKPEVFINHYGSTEIYTFTINPNVAEKPGCAGKPGLHQNIRLVKADPNGQSTPEDIVEKGEIGEIIVNVESPESFKGYWNRPDATKKAIRDGWYFTGDLGMLDEDGDLYVVGRVDDMIISGGENIHPIEVEDVLAKHPKVQEVAVIGEEDERWGQIVAAYVVPKDPSLTCQELDHYCKNNTTLSNFKRPRKYVFIKEIPKSPVGKILRRNIRNGEFELYINENEKIVY, from the coding sequence ATGAATCTTGTCACGATGTTTGATTTCGCTGTCGAACGTTTTCCAAACCGGGCCGCTGTTGTAGAAGGCGACAGAAGGTATACGTACAGACAGTTTCATAAGGAAGTAACGAAAGTAGCAGCATCGCTTCAAAGAATCGGCATTAAGCAACATGACCGCGTAATGATTCTGTTAAAAAATCGCCTTGAAAATACGGTCATTTACTGGGCACTCCAAAAAATTGGAGCCGTGTACACGCCGATCAATTTCCGGTTGGCTGTGAAAGAAGTCGAATACTGTGTAAACGATGCAGAAGCGACCGCTGTTGTATACGAAAGTGCCAGCCAGGAATCCGTTTTGAAAGCGAACTTTCAGCAAAAGCCGATCCTGATTGGTGTTGGAGAAGTGGAAGGGGCTGACATTTATTATAATGAGCTCGTCGACAGGAGCCCTGAAAGTTTTGAAAAACCAGTGATCCATGACGATGATGTGGCTATCATGCTTTATACATCTGGAACAACCGGAAAACCAAAGGGGGTTCCGCGAACCCATAAAAACGAATACAGTTCCGCGCTTGCCCATATTATTCAAAACCGATATCAAGATGGAGAAAGTACATTGGGCACGATGCCACTCTATCATACAATGGGGATGCGCTCCCTTTTATCGATCATGTTTTTAAACGGTAAATACGTTATTTTGCCCGATTTTGATGCTAAAGAAGCGCTTGAATTATTGGAACGCGAAGAAATCACCTCGCTTTATTTAGTGCCTACATTATATCATGACATTTTAAATCATGAAGAATTTCATAATTATGATTTGTCCAAGTTGAAGAAAATCGGCTATGCCGGTGCACCAATGACAACCGCTTTAGCGGAGAAGTGCGTGCAAATGCTGAAACCGGAAGTTTTTATTAACCATTATGGGAGCACAGAAATTTACACGTTTACGATCAATCCGAATGTTGCGGAAAAACCAGGATGTGCAGGCAAACCGGGATTGCATCAAAATATCCGCCTCGTTAAAGCCGACCCTAATGGTCAATCAACACCGGAAGATATTGTTGAAAAAGGGGAAATCGGTGAAATCATTGTCAATGTTGAATCTCCTGAAAGCTTCAAAGGTTATTGGAATCGGCCAGATGCTACCAAAAAAGCGATTAGAGATGGTTGGTATTTCACAGGTGACCTCGGCATGTTAGATGAGGATGGAGATTTATATGTTGTTGGACGTGTAGATGATATGATCATTTCCGGCGGAGAAAATATTCATCCGATTGAAGTGGAAGATGTTTTGGCAAAACATCCGAAAGTACAGGAAGTGGCTGTCATCGGTGAAGAAGATGAGCGCTGGGGGCAAATTGTAGCCGCTTATGTTGTACCGAAAGATCCATCGCTCACATGCCAAGAACTAGATCATTATTGCAAAAACAATACAACGCTTTCCAATTTTAAGCGCCCGAGAAAATATGTATTTATTAAAGAAATACCAAAAAGCCCTGTTGGGAAAATTCTCCGTCGCAATATAAGAAATGGAGAATTTGAACTTTATATAAATGAAAACGAAAAAATAGTTTATTAA
- a CDS encoding xanthine dehydrogenase family protein subunit M, translating into MKPAKFDYYCPKTVDEALSLLEEIGFDGKIIAGGQSLVPIMNMRLSTPEYLIDINHLKDLQFIEFDGSKMKIGALTRQTEIEMSDAVRQHLGLLSEAVPYIGHVQTRNRGTFGGSLVHADPSAEIPLSLMALGGTLHIASKEEVREVNVEDFFVTYLTTDIMPNELLVEIHIPVPEGRAGYSFHEISRRHGDFALVAAACQLSVDSQDRISKVRLVLGGVDAVPLLITEASELMEGEYLSAPLLNKIADIVDEAVNPESDLHATADYRRHLAKKLAVRTVKTAYERARSENNERS; encoded by the coding sequence GTGAAACCGGCAAAATTTGACTATTATTGCCCAAAAACAGTAGATGAAGCACTTTCGCTTTTAGAAGAAATAGGATTTGATGGCAAAATAATTGCCGGAGGTCAAAGCCTCGTGCCAATTATGAATATGAGACTGTCGACACCTGAATACTTAATTGATATTAACCATTTAAAGGATTTGCAATTTATTGAGTTTGATGGTAGCAAAATGAAAATCGGCGCGTTGACGAGACAAACTGAAATTGAAATGTCAGATGCAGTACGTCAACATCTAGGGCTTCTAAGTGAAGCTGTTCCGTATATCGGTCACGTTCAGACGAGAAATCGTGGAACATTTGGCGGAAGTCTTGTTCATGCTGATCCATCAGCCGAAATTCCTCTATCATTAATGGCGCTTGGTGGAACACTTCATATTGCTTCTAAAGAGGAAGTGCGGGAAGTAAACGTGGAGGATTTTTTTGTCACTTATTTAACAACCGATATTATGCCGAATGAGCTGCTAGTGGAAATTCACATTCCAGTGCCAGAAGGAAGAGCGGGATATTCATTTCACGAAATTTCACGACGCCACGGTGATTTTGCTCTCGTGGCCGCTGCCTGTCAATTATCCGTCGATAGTCAGGACCGCATTTCAAAAGTTAGATTGGTTTTGGGAGGCGTTGATGCAGTACCATTATTGATTACAGAGGCAAGCGAGTTGATGGAAGGGGAGTATTTGTCTGCCCCGCTTCTAAATAAAATTGCCGATATCGTTGATGAAGCTGTAAATCCTGAATCAGATCTGCACGCAACCGCTGACTACAGAAGGCACCTTGCGAAAAAATTGGCAGTGCGTACAGTAAAAACAGCCTACGAACGAGCAAGGAGTGAAAATAATGAGCGTTCATGA
- a CDS encoding XdhC/CoxI family protein: MIAINKELKRCKKEGLSGVLGTIISTEGSTYQKTGAKCFISEDRKLTGLLSGGCVESDVIEHAMKVLETGKPAVIHYDFYGDDDIVWGLGVGCNGKMNIFLQPYLPAKQPEKAAMIDRYFSDSLQKTLHTVTIVKAKDESLQGKMWVIDDAFDNNDLPISIYEIADDYMMRRKNLKNEMVYLGGEQDLYVYYESTSPPPHLVVFGAGPDAIPLVKMAKNLNWLVTVLDYRPSYCNEQNFQEADFIHVYPAGSVPNVSLHENSYVVIMTHNFLNDREILESILNSDAAYIGLLGPRKRTDRLIATSNILITNENTRRIHSPIGLDIGAKTPEEIALSILAEIMMVYRGGTGKKLSQLSSMAHSV; encoded by the coding sequence GTGATTGCGATAAATAAAGAATTGAAACGTTGCAAAAAGGAAGGGCTTTCAGGTGTACTGGGAACGATCATTTCGACAGAAGGCTCTACTTATCAAAAAACGGGAGCAAAATGCTTTATTTCCGAAGACCGGAAGCTCACTGGGCTTTTAAGTGGCGGATGCGTTGAATCAGATGTTATTGAACATGCCATGAAAGTTCTTGAAACTGGAAAACCGGCAGTCATCCATTACGATTTTTACGGAGACGATGACATCGTTTGGGGACTTGGGGTTGGTTGCAACGGAAAAATGAATATTTTTTTACAGCCATATCTTCCTGCTAAACAACCTGAAAAGGCAGCAATGATTGATCGTTACTTTTCAGACTCCCTGCAGAAAACGTTGCACACTGTCACTATTGTGAAAGCGAAAGACGAATCGCTGCAAGGGAAAATGTGGGTTATTGATGATGCTTTTGACAATAATGACCTACCTATCTCTATTTATGAGATTGCTGACGATTATATGATGAGAAGAAAGAATTTGAAAAATGAAATGGTGTATTTAGGCGGCGAGCAAGATTTGTATGTGTATTATGAATCAACAAGTCCGCCGCCTCATCTTGTCGTTTTCGGCGCAGGCCCCGATGCCATTCCACTAGTCAAAATGGCGAAAAATTTGAATTGGCTAGTTACTGTGCTCGATTATCGCCCATCTTATTGCAATGAACAGAATTTTCAAGAAGCCGATTTCATTCATGTATATCCTGCCGGCAGTGTACCAAACGTTTCACTTCATGAAAATTCATATGTTGTCATAATGACACATAATTTCTTGAATGATAGGGAAATTTTAGAATCTATTTTAAATTCAGATGCGGCTTACATCGGACTATTAGGACCGAGAAAAAGAACGGATAGATTGATTGCGACAAGCAACATCCTCATAACCAATGAAAACACCCGTCGCATCCACAGTCCGATTGGACTCGATATCGGAGCCAAAACGCCAGAAGAAATCGCTCTCAGTATTTTGGCTGAAATCATGATGGTATATAGAGGGGGAACTGGAAAGAAGCTGTCGCAACTGTCATCTATGGCGCACTCTGTATGA
- a CDS encoding MFS transporter, translating to MSANMETTVQQASSLATSISRKQMIIAVMASLLGWSLDLYDLFILLYVAPELGKLFFPTDKPTLSLAAVYASFAVTLFMRPLGSALFGAYADRNGRKRAMVVAVSGVGISTALFGALPTVAQIGAVAAIIFIVLRLIQGVFVGGVVASSHTIGTESVPEKWRGLMSGLVGGGGAALGALLASIVYFVLSNIFSGPEFSEWGWRFMFFTGILSSVLGLFVFKKLEESPLWMQHKKEQETKPEHQQSPVKMVFTKYLSVLLINLMIVIGGGSAYYLTCGYLPTFLKVINNIPQTVSSMILMVSSISAMIAAVVLGHLSTIIGRKKTFILLGIVNLFALPYLYAELAGAHDLTLITLYAMGLAFLGNGSYAPVLIFLNERFPTSIRSTGTGLSWNMGFAIGGMMPTFVTMVSSQTSDIPSSLAYFFIALFLLYLLGSFIIPETKGNFK from the coding sequence ATGAGTGCAAATATGGAGACAACTGTTCAGCAAGCTTCTTCATTGGCCACATCGATTAGTAGAAAGCAAATGATAATAGCCGTTATGGCGTCCCTGTTGGGATGGTCGTTGGATTTGTATGATCTCTTTATTCTGCTCTATGTTGCACCTGAATTAGGAAAGCTGTTTTTTCCGACAGATAAGCCGACACTCTCATTGGCCGCTGTGTATGCTTCTTTTGCCGTTACACTGTTTATGCGTCCGCTCGGCTCAGCGCTTTTTGGTGCCTATGCTGATCGCAACGGAAGGAAACGGGCAATGGTTGTTGCTGTGTCAGGTGTAGGGATTTCTACTGCCCTGTTTGGAGCGCTGCCAACGGTAGCTCAAATCGGTGCTGTTGCAGCGATCATATTTATTGTTCTTCGCTTAATCCAAGGCGTATTTGTCGGAGGAGTCGTTGCCTCTTCTCATACGATTGGTACAGAATCCGTTCCGGAGAAATGGCGTGGCTTGATGTCCGGCCTTGTCGGTGGGGGCGGTGCTGCTCTTGGCGCATTGCTGGCTTCTATTGTCTATTTCGTCTTATCCAACATTTTTTCCGGACCGGAATTCAGCGAGTGGGGCTGGCGGTTCATGTTCTTTACCGGCATATTGAGCTCTGTTCTCGGACTGTTCGTATTCAAAAAGCTTGAGGAGTCTCCGTTATGGATGCAGCACAAGAAGGAGCAAGAAACGAAACCGGAACATCAGCAGTCTCCGGTAAAAATGGTATTCACTAAATACTTGTCGGTTTTATTGATTAATTTAATGATTGTGATCGGCGGTGGATCAGCATATTATCTAACTTGCGGATATCTGCCTACCTTTTTGAAAGTAATTAATAATATTCCGCAGACAGTATCCTCTATGATTCTTATGGTAAGCAGTATTTCTGCCATGATTGCTGCGGTCGTTCTCGGTCATTTGAGCACCATTATTGGCAGAAAGAAAACGTTCATTTTATTAGGTATCGTAAATCTGTTTGCTCTTCCGTACTTGTATGCAGAACTAGCAGGCGCCCACGATCTGACGCTGATTACGCTCTATGCAATGGGGTTAGCGTTTTTAGGGAATGGCTCATATGCTCCCGTACTGATCTTTTTAAATGAACGTTTTCCAACGTCTATTCGTTCGACAGGTACTGGACTGTCCTGGAATATGGGTTTTGCCATAGGTGGGATGATGCCAACTTTCGTAACAATGGTCAGCAGTCAAACGTCGGATATTCCATCGTCCTTGGCGTATTTCTTCATTGCTCTTTTCCTCTTATATTTGTTGGGAAGCTTCATCATTCCAGAAACAAAAGGAAATTTTAAGTAA
- a CDS encoding enoyl-CoA hydratase-related protein — protein sequence MEAVKQYDHIRVEKNREKKTATIVFDRPEKMNYISMLARSQFSQIFDELNKDDDVRVIIIKGEGTQAFSAGGNIPEFMEVHPEELSHLAVNVAAPERSPKPVIAQLQGYTFGVGLEIAMACDFRIAADDTLLALPEMNLGMIPGSGGTQRVAKIAGLTRAKDMIMRARRIPADEAYQWGLITKVVPKAELENEVNALADELMKFSPLALKVCKQVLNAAYETPLSAGLEIEGKAYGLLRTTEDFKEGVAAFVEKRKPNFKGK from the coding sequence ATGGAAGCAGTAAAACAATACGATCACATTCGCGTGGAAAAAAATCGGGAGAAAAAGACGGCTACTATTGTGTTCGACCGTCCAGAAAAAATGAACTATATCAGCATGCTTGCACGATCGCAATTTTCGCAAATTTTTGATGAGTTAAACAAAGACGATGATGTTCGTGTCATCATCATTAAAGGAGAAGGTACTCAGGCATTTAGCGCGGGAGGAAATATTCCAGAATTTATGGAAGTACATCCGGAAGAACTTTCACATCTTGCTGTAAATGTTGCAGCGCCAGAGCGTTCACCAAAGCCGGTAATTGCCCAATTACAAGGTTATACATTTGGAGTTGGTCTTGAAATTGCGATGGCTTGTGATTTCCGTATCGCTGCTGATGATACACTCTTAGCGCTGCCAGAGATGAATCTTGGTATGATTCCTGGAAGTGGCGGAACACAGAGGGTAGCCAAAATAGCTGGATTAACCCGCGCGAAAGATATGATTATGAGGGCAAGAAGAATACCAGCGGATGAAGCATATCAATGGGGGCTTATCACAAAAGTAGTTCCAAAAGCAGAGCTTGAAAATGAAGTTAATGCGCTTGCAGATGAACTGATGAAATTTTCACCACTTGCGCTAAAAGTATGTAAACAAGTGCTGAATGCCGCTTATGAAACACCGCTTAGCGCAGGTCTTGAAATCGAAGGAAAAGCATATGGTTTGCTCCGTACAACGGAGGATTTCAAGGAAGGTGTAGCGGCATTCGTGGAAAAAAGAAAACCGAACTTTAAAGGTAAATAA